The proteins below are encoded in one region of Bremerella sp. P1:
- a CDS encoding DUF1559 domain-containing protein — MLAPSSRKSGFTLVELLVVIAIIGVLIALLLPAVQQAREAARRMSCSNNMKQLGLATHVYHDAFGQFPLGCLYFDKASPWNNNLTTWLARILPQIEQTALHEQVNYVSDAYTSNNTPAQVEIEAYRCPSNAEDPRNTASVSTAPTDYAACVGKSWNLGGNDINNTGWTAVIVHGKSKGIFAANGTVRFADVTDGLSNTMAISEITHGDFYASSSTRPTCISDLGTQSTVPNGDSWLIGRFQDWCFNTQYTPNPPSPDCQHNGVWFNVAARSFHPGGVQVTMGDGSVRFVAETISLSTWQNLSNRDDGNVLGQF, encoded by the coding sequence ATGTTAGCCCCTTCATCTCGCAAGTCCGGCTTCACGCTTGTCGAACTGCTGGTTGTCATCGCGATTATCGGCGTGCTGATTGCCTTGCTCTTGCCAGCCGTGCAACAGGCCCGCGAGGCCGCCCGTCGCATGTCTTGCAGCAACAACATGAAGCAGTTGGGCCTAGCCACGCATGTTTATCACGATGCGTTCGGCCAATTCCCGCTCGGTTGCCTGTACTTCGATAAGGCAAGTCCTTGGAATAACAACCTGACCACCTGGCTGGCTCGCATTCTGCCGCAGATCGAACAAACGGCTCTGCACGAGCAAGTCAATTACGTCAGCGATGCCTACACCTCGAACAACACGCCGGCCCAGGTCGAAATCGAAGCTTACCGCTGCCCCAGCAATGCCGAAGATCCCCGCAACACGGCGTCGGTATCGACCGCGCCCACCGACTACGCAGCATGCGTAGGAAAATCGTGGAACCTGGGCGGCAACGACATCAACAACACCGGTTGGACCGCCGTAATTGTGCACGGCAAGAGCAAAGGTATCTTCGCGGCCAACGGCACCGTTCGTTTTGCCGATGTGACCGACGGCTTGTCGAATACGATGGCCATTTCAGAGATCACCCATGGCGACTTCTACGCCAGCAGCAGCACCCGGCCGACCTGCATTTCGGACCTGGGCACACAGAGCACCGTCCCCAATGGCGACTCGTGGCTGATCGGACGCTTTCAAGACTGGTGCTTCAACACGCAGTACACTCCGAACCCACCCAGCCCCGACTGTCAGCACAATGGTGTGTGGTTCAATGTCGCAGCTCGCAGCTTTCATCCTGGCGGTGTCCAGGTAACCATGGGTGACGGTTCGGTCCGCTTTGTTGCCGAAACCATATCTCTTTCGACCTGGCAAAACCTCAGCAACCGGGATGACGGTAACGTGCTGGGTCAGTTCTAG